Proteins encoded in a region of the Candidatus Nitrosomarinus catalina genome:
- a CDS encoding dual specificity protein phosphatase 23, which produces MSKPGNIWRKVHGKITKKPTNFSWLIDEKLAGSGIPTSLHEFDWLLTQGVKSIVTMTENPLPDEWTHKIDYLHVPTADFHAPDMEGIDSAVEFIQNQIKNNQSVMVHCAAGLGRAGTILACYFIKYKNFSAKEAIEKIRKERPGSIQSDVQELAISYYEKYVRN; this is translated from the coding sequence ATGAGTAAGCCAGGTAATATTTGGAGAAAAGTTCATGGAAAAATTACAAAAAAACCTACGAATTTTTCTTGGTTAATTGACGAAAAATTAGCTGGTTCAGGAATACCTACATCACTTCATGAATTTGATTGGCTTCTAACTCAAGGCGTAAAATCAATTGTTACTATGACTGAAAATCCTCTACCAGATGAATGGACTCATAAAATTGATTATCTGCATGTTCCAACAGCTGATTTTCATGCTCCTGATATGGAAGGAATAGATTCTGCAGTTGAATTTATTCAAAATCAAATAAAAAATAATCAATCTGTGATGGTTCATTGCGCTGCAGGATTAGGAAGAGCTGGAACAATTCTTGCATGTTATTTTATAAAATATAAAAATTTTTCAGCTAAAGAAGCAATTGAAAAAATTAGAAAAGAAAGACCTGGATCTATTCAATCAGATGTACAGGAATTAGCAATAAGTTATTATGAAAAATATGTGAGAAATTAG
- a CDS encoding DegT/DnrJ/EryC1/StrS family aminotransferase → MKIPINIPFVGKEEISVVTSILKNGALTSSANQGGKHVQDFEKSVSSFVNSKYTVAVNSGTAALQAALYALDIKHGDEVLIPSFTFVATANSVLSTGAKPVFVDILKDNFTMDPDQLQKKITKKTKAIVPVHLYGNVAYLDKISEIAKKFNIPIIEDSAQSLGSTFKNKHTGTFFEMGCYSMYPAKVMTAGEGGFIVTNSKKLRDKLLMIRNHGMVKGYDSRMLGLNLRLPEINAAIAKIQMKKLPKFLQARQKNAELLTELLSKSNLTLPIQRKHEKVNWYLYTITSPKRNTLLKKLNEKGIGAASYYPIPVHKTPFYKSKTKLPMTEWAASKVLSLPIHPKVTSKNIEFISKSIFEIL, encoded by the coding sequence TTGAAAATACCCATAAACATTCCTTTTGTAGGCAAGGAAGAAATCTCAGTAGTCACATCCATTCTTAAAAATGGAGCTTTAACTTCTTCAGCGAATCAAGGTGGAAAACATGTTCAAGATTTTGAAAAATCGGTTTCTTCATTTGTGAATTCAAAATATACTGTTGCTGTAAATTCTGGAACAGCAGCACTACAAGCAGCGTTATATGCTTTAGACATCAAGCATGGTGATGAAGTTTTAATTCCATCTTTCACTTTTGTTGCAACTGCAAATTCTGTCCTATCTACTGGTGCAAAACCTGTTTTTGTTGATATTTTAAAAGACAATTTTACAATGGATCCAGATCAACTTCAGAAAAAAATTACAAAAAAAACCAAAGCAATTGTCCCAGTACATCTTTATGGTAATGTGGCATATTTGGATAAAATTTCTGAGATTGCAAAAAAATTTAACATTCCAATTATAGAAGATTCTGCTCAATCACTTGGTTCAACTTTTAAAAATAAACACACTGGAACATTTTTTGAAATGGGATGTTACAGTATGTATCCCGCAAAAGTAATGACTGCAGGTGAGGGAGGATTTATTGTTACCAACAGTAAAAAATTACGAGATAAATTACTGATGATTAGAAATCATGGAATGGTAAAAGGATATGACAGTAGAATGTTAGGTCTTAATTTGAGATTGCCTGAAATTAATGCAGCAATTGCAAAAATACAAATGAAAAAATTACCAAAATTTTTACAAGCTAGACAAAAAAATGCAGAACTTTTAACAGAATTACTTTCAAAATCAAATTTAACTTTACCAATTCAAAGAAAACATGAAAAAGTAAATTGGTATCTTTATACAATTACTTCACCAAAACGCAATACTCTTTTGAAAAAACTTAATGAAAAAGGAATAGGTGCAGCCTCATATTATCCAATTCCTGTACATAAAACCCCGTTTTACAAATCTAAAACAAAGTTGCCAATGACAGAGTGGGCTGCTTCAAAAGTACTTTCTTTACCAATTCATCCTAAAGTAACTTCAAAAAATATTGAATTTATCTCAAAATCAATTTTTGAAATACTTTGA
- a CDS encoding aspartate kinase, whose product MKLVLKYGGTSISNTKDIQSVAKHVISLSKKNQLVIVCSATSGTTDDLIEISESIKKENKSKAEQLASKITNRHKQLAKQTIKKSDIQKKLLIKLNDDFKELVALIDGLVLLGEVTSRSMDYLISFGERFSGKLLAAAINDLGKKAIPLTGKEVGIVTDSNFSESKPLMDTTRLRVSKSIDTLFSKKTIPVVGGFSGADQHGHTTTFGRGGSDYSATIIGSCLKADEIWLMSDVDGLMTADPKIVKNAKLLKEVSYTEAIEMALFGAKQIHPRTFEPLLAKKIPMKIRNSSNAKNEGTLVTSSPSASVKNTVKCVSNIRNNGLIDIQGGSMIGTPGTAAKIFATLAKAGINVMMISQNPSESSITIVVKNSDLNKAVSVLEMDLLGKIIKKLEVTTGVSIIALIGSGMRGTIGVASKVFAAIEKNKVNVSMITQGSSELNLALVVKNSDTNTAVRAIHDAFTLDKIN is encoded by the coding sequence TTGAAACTTGTTTTAAAATACGGTGGAACATCAATATCTAATACCAAAGATATTCAATCAGTTGCCAAACACGTAATTTCATTATCCAAAAAAAATCAACTTGTAATAGTCTGTTCAGCAACAAGTGGAACAACAGATGATTTAATTGAAATATCTGAATCTATCAAAAAAGAAAATAAATCTAAAGCAGAACAACTTGCATCAAAAATTACCAATAGGCATAAGCAATTAGCAAAACAAACAATCAAAAAATCTGACATTCAAAAAAAATTGTTAATTAAATTAAATGATGATTTTAAAGAACTTGTTGCACTGATAGATGGATTAGTTTTGTTAGGAGAAGTGACATCTAGATCAATGGATTATTTGATTTCCTTTGGCGAAAGATTTTCTGGAAAATTACTTGCAGCTGCAATAAATGATTTAGGAAAAAAAGCTATTCCACTAACTGGTAAGGAAGTAGGTATTGTAACTGATTCTAATTTTAGTGAATCAAAACCACTTATGGATACAACAAGATTAAGAGTTTCAAAAAGTATTGATACATTATTTTCTAAAAAGACTATTCCTGTAGTAGGTGGATTTTCAGGTGCAGATCAACATGGACACACAACAACATTTGGTAGAGGCGGTTCTGATTATTCAGCTACAATTATTGGTTCTTGCTTAAAAGCTGATGAAATTTGGTTAATGAGTGATGTTGATGGATTAATGACTGCAGATCCAAAAATTGTGAAAAATGCAAAATTACTCAAAGAAGTATCATATACAGAAGCAATTGAAATGGCTTTGTTTGGAGCAAAACAAATTCATCCAAGAACATTTGAACCACTTTTAGCAAAAAAAATACCAATGAAAATAAGAAACTCATCTAATGCAAAAAATGAAGGAACTTTAGTAACTTCTTCGCCTTCTGCATCTGTAAAAAATACTGTAAAATGTGTTAGTAATATTCGTAATAATGGATTAATCGATATACAAGGTGGAAGTATGATTGGAACACCTGGAACTGCAGCAAAAATATTTGCTACTTTAGCAAAAGCTGGAATTAATGTTATGATGATTTCTCAAAATCCTTCTGAATCTAGTATTACAATTGTAGTAAAAAATTCTGATCTTAACAAGGCGGTTAGTGTTTTAGAAATGGATCTATTAGGTAAAATCATTAAAAAATTAGAAGTCACTACAGGAGTTTCAATTATTGCATTAATTGGTTCAGGAATGAGAGGAACAATTGGTGTTGCATCCAAAGTCTTTGCGGCAATTGAAAAAAATAAAGTAAATGTATCTATGATTACTCAAGGATCATCAGAACTTAATCTTGCATTGGTAGTAAAAAATTCTGATACAAATACTGCTGTACGTGCAATTCATGATGCATTTACACTAGATAAAATCAATTAA
- a CDS encoding PfkB family carbohydrate kinase produces MLTVFGSTALDTIRTPTKTLKNVLGGAATYAAISSSNFVKTGLIAVVGEDFSKKNHNILSKYLDLQGLTISKGKTFRYDGKYDNTLSTRSTLKTELNVLGDFKPIVPDEYKKSQFVYLANNDPEQNTKLIKEFDNVKFSMCDTIDFWISTKRSAVIKMIKNVDAVVINDEEAKLLTKEHNLIKCAKKMKQWGAKYVIIKKGEHGSLMFYDDVVFPTAGFSLENVVDPTGAGDSFAGAMIGYLASKNTTKISEIKKAVVYGNVLGSFAVEKYGLDGLLKIKKGDIGKRIKSYEKMIQF; encoded by the coding sequence ATGCTTACTGTTTTTGGCTCTACAGCTCTAGATACAATTAGAACACCAACTAAAACTCTAAAAAATGTTTTAGGAGGAGCAGCAACATATGCTGCAATTTCATCAAGTAATTTTGTAAAAACAGGGTTAATTGCAGTTGTAGGGGAAGATTTTTCAAAAAAGAATCACAATATTTTGTCAAAATATCTAGATTTACAAGGATTAACCATTAGCAAAGGTAAAACATTTCGTTATGATGGAAAATATGACAATACCCTAAGCACAAGATCTACTTTAAAAACAGAATTGAATGTACTGGGAGATTTCAAGCCAATTGTACCAGATGAATATAAAAAATCACAATTTGTTTATCTTGCAAATAATGATCCAGAACAAAATACAAAATTAATTAAAGAATTTGACAATGTAAAATTTTCAATGTGCGATACCATAGATTTTTGGATATCAACAAAAAGAAGTGCAGTAATTAAAATGATAAAGAATGTTGATGCAGTTGTAATCAATGATGAAGAAGCTAAGCTGCTAACTAAAGAACATAATCTAATCAAATGTGCAAAAAAGATGAAACAATGGGGTGCAAAATATGTTATAATTAAAAAAGGTGAACATGGATCCTTGATGTTTTATGATGATGTAGTTTTTCCTACTGCAGGATTTTCATTAGAAAATGTTGTAGACCCAACAGGTGCAGGTGATTCGTTTGCAGGAGCAATGATTGGATACCTTGCCAGTAAAAATACAACAAAAATTTCAGAAATTAAAAAAGCTGTAGTGTATGGAAATGTTCTTGGATCATTTGCAGTTGAAAAATATGGTTTAGATGGATTACTAAAAATAAAAAAAGGTGACATTGGAAAACGTATAAAATCATATGAAAAAATGATCCAATTTTAA
- a CDS encoding DUF7482 domain-containing protein, translating to MKKIIIVLLIGIFVTGIVSVSTFSDQYVDAGSTKKVHFTQTITSSQDPGLGHEDHQLALVLSPNEGTIYDGSMTFTSSELVNVIVLHEINQNDVNGQETWAVNESKIYGLSLLNPEKKSGSIEFTGAGVALHSTNSKEFTTTVSIDGWIRGQPTQVLEQKLEFQKEDPSLLLSRTNVPIEIPMHKGLHNGNEILYIITDASDKNYVNTISEKQELNIQLSKSLKNIPENNLQKIFLFKNGIEGDGFFGFQTDIFSETPQQSDYSPLGSIIEVTWKSGQKEIIFESADDIIDAEQSGRIKFNETNVVVNTPQIKWSGGQMTERSDKQISNKMSFSGGQITEINEDELIVTFVAHRSWDSNGKTIYYIITDVTPIGPSKLIGVKHSPSMSDLLTNLSIIEQYQFKNGIIGSGSLDFQPEIFNFSSDEENYNPISKIYLVEWHDSKSAQILQTKSDIDSFHNDDLITVSIARPSNNEYIINSPIVDPFQ from the coding sequence TTGAAAAAAATAATTATTGTTTTGCTAATTGGAATTTTTGTTACTGGAATTGTTTCAGTTTCAACTTTTTCAGATCAGTATGTTGATGCAGGATCTACAAAAAAAGTTCATTTCACTCAAACAATCACTTCTTCTCAAGATCCTGGATTAGGTCATGAGGATCATCAATTGGCTCTTGTTTTATCCCCAAATGAAGGTACAATCTATGATGGTTCTATGACATTTACTTCTAGTGAGTTAGTTAATGTAATTGTTTTACATGAAATTAATCAAAATGACGTAAATGGACAAGAAACATGGGCTGTCAACGAAAGTAAAATTTATGGCCTATCTTTACTAAATCCAGAAAAAAAATCAGGATCAATTGAATTTACAGGTGCAGGAGTTGCATTACATTCAACAAACTCAAAAGAATTTACTACAACTGTAAGTATTGATGGTTGGATTCGAGGACAACCAACTCAAGTGCTTGAACAAAAACTTGAATTTCAAAAAGAGGATCCTTCATTACTACTTTCACGAACTAATGTCCCTATAGAAATTCCAATGCACAAAGGACTGCATAATGGAAATGAAATTCTTTACATAATTACCGATGCAAGTGATAAAAATTATGTTAATACTATTTCAGAAAAACAAGAATTGAATATTCAATTGTCAAAATCACTTAAAAATATTCCAGAAAATAATTTACAAAAAATTTTCCTTTTTAAAAATGGAATTGAAGGAGATGGATTTTTTGGATTTCAAACTGATATTTTTTCTGAGACTCCACAACAATCTGATTATTCTCCATTAGGATCTATAATTGAAGTTACATGGAAATCTGGTCAAAAAGAAATTATTTTTGAATCAGCTGATGATATTATTGATGCTGAACAATCTGGTCGAATCAAATTTAATGAAACAAATGTAGTCGTAAATACTCCTCAAATAAAGTGGTCAGGTGGACAAATGACTGAACGTTCTGATAAACAAATCAGTAACAAAATGTCATTTTCTGGAGGTCAAATCACTGAAATTAATGAAGATGAATTGATTGTAACTTTTGTTGCACATAGAAGCTGGGATTCAAACGGAAAAACAATTTACTATATTATTACTGATGTAACCCCAATTGGGCCATCAAAATTAATTGGTGTGAAACATTCTCCATCAATGTCAGATCTATTAACAAATTTGTCTATTATTGAACAATACCAATTCAAAAATGGAATTATAGGATCTGGTTCTTTAGATTTTCAACCAGAAATTTTCAATTTTTCTTCAGATGAAGAAAATTATAATCCGATCTCAAAAATATATCTTGTAGAATGGCATGATTCTAAATCCGCACAAATTCTACAAACAAAATCTGACATTGATTCATTTCATAATGATGATCTAATTACAGTCAGCATTGCACGTCCATCAAATAATGAATACATCATTAATTCTCCAATAGTTGATCCATTTCAATAA
- a CDS encoding tyrosine--tRNA ligase: MDIIEKVDLIEKPPTEEVVTREELTELFKTNSSPNHYIGLEISGFLHLGSLISTGFKINDFVKAGVNCKIFLADWHTLINDKLGGDWDTISKVSKYYQDAFKLVCPNAEIVLGSKLYEEKTEYWSELVKFTKHMSIARTMRTLTIMGRSEDDNKIDVAKLLYPAMQAVDIHSLDVDIAHAGMDQRKIHMLVREIFPKMKWKVPVSVHHKLLPGLSKPADTDNSQVLGKMSKSDPNSGIFIHNTDNEIKKKISKSWCEEQNVESNPVLEIAKNVIFHEFNEINVERPEKYGGNVSYSNYNELHTDFAENKLHPGDLKQTVGNYLVKVISPIREKLNLSDEISEAIKKSF, translated from the coding sequence TTGGATATAATTGAAAAAGTAGATTTAATTGAAAAACCTCCAACTGAAGAAGTTGTAACACGTGAGGAATTAACTGAATTATTTAAAACAAATTCTTCTCCAAATCATTACATTGGATTAGAAATTTCTGGTTTCTTACATTTAGGCAGTCTAATCAGTACCGGTTTTAAAATAAATGATTTTGTAAAGGCTGGAGTTAATTGTAAAATCTTTCTTGCAGATTGGCATACTCTAATCAATGATAAATTAGGAGGAGATTGGGATACAATTTCTAAGGTTTCAAAATATTATCAAGATGCCTTCAAACTAGTTTGTCCAAATGCAGAAATTGTTTTAGGATCTAAATTGTATGAAGAAAAAACAGAATATTGGTCTGAGCTTGTAAAATTTACAAAACATATGTCAATTGCTAGAACAATGCGAACGTTAACTATAATGGGTCGTTCTGAAGATGATAACAAAATAGATGTAGCTAAATTATTGTATCCAGCAATGCAAGCAGTTGATATTCATTCTTTAGATGTAGATATTGCACATGCAGGAATGGATCAAAGAAAAATTCACATGTTAGTAAGAGAAATTTTTCCTAAAATGAAATGGAAAGTCCCAGTTTCTGTTCACCATAAATTATTACCAGGACTATCAAAACCAGCAGATACTGATAATTCTCAAGTTTTAGGAAAAATGAGTAAATCAGATCCAAACTCAGGCATATTTATTCACAATACAGATAATGAAATTAAGAAAAAAATTAGTAAATCTTGGTGTGAGGAGCAAAATGTTGAAAGTAATCCTGTATTAGAAATTGCAAAAAATGTAATTTTTCATGAATTTAATGAAATTAATGTTGAAAGACCAGAAAAATATGGTGGTAATGTTTCTTATTCTAATTACAATGAACTACATACAGATTTTGCAGAAAATAAATTACATCCAGGAGATTTAAAACAAACTGTTGGAAACTATCTAGTTAAAGTGATTAGTCCTATAAGAGAAAAACTAAATCTTAGTGATGAAATTTCTGAAGCCATCAAGAAAAGTTTCTAA
- a CDS encoding transcription factor S — protein sequence MKFCPKCEVKLKKGESGLECSKCGYIDGEKVQKKKKIVAEEEPDFSLLAFEGNEGEESHPTVKIDCEKCGHDEAVGWMFQTRSADEPTTRFYRCQKCKYTWRDYT from the coding sequence TTGAAATTTTGCCCCAAATGTGAGGTTAAACTAAAAAAAGGTGAATCCGGTTTAGAGTGTTCTAAATGTGGTTACATTGACGGAGAAAAAGTACAAAAAAAGAAAAAAATTGTTGCCGAAGAAGAACCTGATTTCTCATTACTTGCTTTTGAAGGAAATGAAGGCGAAGAATCTCATCCTACAGTAAAAATTGATTGTGAAAAATGTGGTCATGATGAAGCAGTTGGTTGGATGTTTCAAACTAGAAGTGCAGATGAACCTACAACTAGATTTTACCGTTGTCAAAAATGTAAATACACTTGGCGCGATTACACATAA
- a CDS encoding Lrp/AsnC ligand binding domain-containing protein translates to MPTAYVLLNSDLGTDVSIITEIKQILTEENVEYEVRGVYGVYDIVLKISSDDAEKLRAIITNKIRKISKVQSTLTMMVIEEQENL, encoded by the coding sequence GTGCCTACTGCTTATGTATTATTGAATTCAGATTTAGGTACAGACGTTTCAATAATTACTGAAATAAAACAAATTCTTACTGAGGAAAATGTGGAATATGAAGTTAGAGGAGTTTATGGAGTATATGATATTGTTTTAAAAATTTCATCTGATGATGCAGAGAAATTAAGAGCAATAATTACAAATAAAATTAGAAAAATCAGTAAAGTTCAATCAACACTTACTATGATGGTTATTGAAGAGCAAGAAAATCTATAG
- the pcn gene encoding proliferating cell nuclear antigen (pcna), with the protein MTFGAKTNGSDDLKAIISAISTLVEEATFVATAEGISFRGMDPSHVALIDISWPNSAFEKYECDSDIKFGVRIDEFSKLIKRADKKDSIEISISEENMLLVTVGKNKKYKIRLIESSATDTPLPKIPYDSKIILTSSKFDKILGDVQVVSDYLTINTSDSKGNFSGKGDSGEVIIDLDKDADDIEEISSKSDSEGTYSLEYLNPVVKAVGSNAGFITCEFSSAKPLRIEFKVANIGRIHFYLAPRVES; encoded by the coding sequence TTGACTTTTGGAGCTAAAACAAATGGTTCAGATGATCTAAAAGCTATCATCTCTGCAATATCCACTTTAGTTGAAGAAGCAACTTTTGTTGCAACGGCAGAAGGAATTTCTTTTAGAGGGATGGATCCATCTCATGTTGCATTAATTGATATATCTTGGCCAAATTCAGCATTTGAGAAATATGAATGTGATAGCGATATTAAATTTGGAGTTAGGATAGATGAATTTTCAAAACTTATCAAACGTGCAGATAAAAAAGACAGTATAGAAATTAGTATTTCTGAAGAAAATATGTTACTTGTAACAGTTGGAAAAAATAAAAAATACAAAATTCGTCTAATTGAAAGTTCTGCAACTGACACACCATTACCAAAAATTCCATATGACTCAAAAATTATTTTAACTTCATCAAAATTTGATAAAATTCTTGGTGACGTACAAGTTGTTTCCGATTATTTAACAATCAATACGTCTGATTCAAAAGGTAATTTTTCTGGAAAGGGAGATTCTGGTGAGGTAATAATTGATCTTGATAAAGATGCTGATGATATTGAGGAAATATCTTCAAAATCTGATAGTGAAGGTACTTACAGCCTTGAATATCTGAATCCTGTAGTTAAAGCCGTAGGCAGCAATGCTGGATTTATCACATGTGAATTTTCTAGTGCAAAACCACTTAGAATTGAGTTTAAAGTTGCAAATATAGGAAGAATCCACTTTTATCTTGCTCCACGCGTGGAAAGTTAA
- a CDS encoding dUTPase — protein MSEKNEDRLDEIFKLQKGLSEIMKLDRYPKDAESRVSALCTAIMHEAVELQRTTNWKWWKTPTEFNQNEAREELIDIWHFVVQASLELKLTPDDILEEYKRKNQINHERQKNGY, from the coding sequence ATGTCAGAAAAAAATGAAGATAGATTAGATGAAATTTTCAAACTTCAGAAAGGTTTGTCTGAAATTATGAAATTAGATAGATATCCTAAAGACGCTGAAAGTAGAGTATCAGCATTATGTACTGCAATTATGCATGAAGCAGTTGAATTACAAAGGACTACAAATTGGAAATGGTGGAAAACACCTACTGAATTTAATCAAAATGAGGCTAGAGAAGAATTAATTGACATATGGCATTTTGTTGTTCAAGCATCATTAGAATTGAAATTAACACCTGATGATATTTTAGAGGAATATAAGAGAAAAAACCAAATTAATCATGAAAGACAAAAAAATGGTTATTAG
- the cobJ gene encoding precorrin-3B C(17)-methyltransferase, producing the protein MTGKLYIVGVGPGHHDHMTFRAKEVISESDTIVGYETYVNLVQDLIGGKTIHRYAMTQEVERAHQCIDLAKSGKIVSLVSSGDPGIYGMAGLIYETLATIGWDPSDELKVEIIPGVSALNSCASIVGSPLMTDFAVVSMSDLMVPWEIIQKRVESAAQGDFVLVIYNPKSKKRVHQLQDTQKILLKHRKPTTPVAIIKSAYRESETIVMTNLDNLLNFDEELGMTSTVIIGNSSTYTYKDLMINPRGYKSKYNLEEQTNPDLKV; encoded by the coding sequence TTGACTGGTAAACTCTACATTGTTGGTGTTGGTCCTGGACATCATGATCATATGACATTTCGAGCAAAAGAAGTAATTTCTGAAAGTGATACGATTGTTGGATATGAAACTTATGTTAATTTAGTTCAAGATCTGATAGGAGGAAAAACTATTCATCGATATGCTATGACCCAAGAAGTCGAAAGAGCACATCAATGTATTGATCTTGCAAAATCTGGAAAAATTGTTTCCCTGGTCTCTAGTGGAGATCCTGGAATTTATGGAATGGCTGGATTAATTTATGAAACGCTTGCAACAATAGGCTGGGATCCTTCTGATGAGCTTAAAGTAGAAATTATTCCTGGCGTATCTGCTTTGAATTCATGTGCATCAATTGTTGGTTCACCACTAATGACAGATTTTGCTGTTGTTAGTATGAGTGATTTGATGGTACCTTGGGAGATTATTCAAAAACGTGTAGAATCAGCTGCTCAAGGTGATTTTGTACTTGTAATCTATAATCCTAAAAGTAAGAAACGAGTTCATCAATTACAAGATACTCAAAAAATTCTGCTTAAACATAGAAAACCTACTACCCCTGTTGCAATAATTAAAAGTGCATATAGAGAATCTGAAACAATCGTAATGACTAATTTAGATAATCTGCTAAATTTTGATGAAGAGTTGGGTATGACAAGTACTGTAATAATTGGTAACTCATCAACATATACTTACAAAGATTTAATGATTAATCCAAGAGGATACAAATCAAAATATAATTTAGAAGAACAAACTAATCCTGATCTAAAAGTTTAG
- a CDS encoding RpoL/Rpb11 RNA polymerase subunit family protein, translated as MNAEVISSEPKEISISVTETDIGVLYIIQHELLKASNVDFAGVIVKHPLTNECWMRINSSSKPLTEVKKSAESAIKMADEFKQLFSSKLG; from the coding sequence ATGAATGCAGAAGTAATCAGTTCAGAACCCAAAGAAATCAGTATTTCTGTCACAGAAACTGATATTGGAGTATTATACATTATTCAACACGAACTTCTAAAGGCCTCAAATGTTGATTTTGCAGGTGTAATTGTCAAACACCCATTAACTAATGAGTGCTGGATGAGAATTAATTCTAGTTCAAAACCACTAACTGAGGTTAAAAAATCAGCAGAATCTGCAATAAAGATGGCTGATGAGTTCAAACAATTATTTAGTTCAAAATTAGGGTAA
- a CDS encoding C2H2-type zinc finger protein — protein MGLFGSSKNDLKCKKCGTVLPDSERLKKHQEKAHNKKKEKCRACGAEFDYSEELRKHKKNCK, from the coding sequence ATGGGGTTATTTGGATCAAGTAAGAATGATTTAAAATGTAAAAAATGTGGAACCGTGTTGCCAGATTCTGAAAGATTGAAAAAACACCAAGAAAAAGCACATAACAAAAAAAAGGAAAAATGTCGAGCGTGTGGAGCTGAATTTGATTATAGCGAAGAATTAAGAAAACATAAAAAAAATTGTAAATAG
- a CDS encoding tetrahydromethanopterin S-methyltransferase subunit A — MNKLSDTIGKICEVLLPIPEEFYVGNTNSSICICTLSSIKLLKEIKNSKIFENVAIAGRLFTENKGIDSMIKHVNENKKIKTIIVCGKEVWGHKSGHSLFELHKNGIDNDKRIINSASPEPFLTVSNSEIQYFQKEITLVNLINETNIESIIKTIEKN; from the coding sequence TTGAACAAGCTAAGTGATACTATTGGAAAAATTTGTGAGGTACTTTTACCCATTCCAGAAGAATTCTATGTTGGTAATACAAATTCATCAATTTGTATATGCACACTTTCTAGCATTAAATTATTAAAAGAAATAAAAAATTCAAAAATTTTTGAGAATGTTGCAATTGCAGGAAGATTATTTACTGAAAATAAAGGAATTGATTCTATGATAAAACATGTAAATGAAAATAAAAAAATTAAAACAATTATTGTATGTGGAAAGGAAGTTTGGGGTCATAAATCTGGACATTCATTATTTGAATTACATAAAAATGGAATTGACAATGATAAGAGAATAATAAATTCAGCAAGTCCTGAACCGTTTCTAACTGTTTCAAATTCTGAAATACAATATTTTCAAAAAGAAATAACACTTGTAAATTTAATTAATGAAACAAATATTGAATCAATCATTAAAACAATTGAAAAAAACTAA